DNA from Solanum stenotomum isolate F172 chromosome 3, ASM1918654v1, whole genome shotgun sequence:
accGTATATAATAGAAAgtgaaaattcctaaaaaatgaCCATCTAATATGGACAAAGGGAATATATTTAGGCGGattttatacttatttttacaataataataataataataataataatgtgacaagtataattttaagaatttttttaaattaaaacattaatTTAGAAGATGTACCAAATTGAAACAAGCAACTACAAAAGCTTTGACATGTCATTTTAGTACGTCACTTTTTACATCAAATACGAACAATTCATAAACAAACTCTTCAAGTCGCGAAAATCATTGTCCTTtaattttcaaccaaaatgaaaaatcaaaaagaggATTTTTAGTAAAGCCTGGTCCTAAGTCAATNttatttctattattttaagttatttttttatttttgttattataaaaaaatctaaaatattattttttattctatattattatatttcattttcttctcattctcaacctTATTTCACGTGACTCTAtgcaattttttcatattatatatttctttatgtcatgcttattttctcattagcataatgTTAttagttttctaatttttcaattaaaatagaatttattgttaagttatatttttttttttaaaaaaaaataataaatcatatttatgtatgctatgttgaaatttgcgataagagtattatgttaaattttttgttttgaatttataacttaggttatattttcagtttcatttgttttagtagtattgaattcacattgcaagtcattttttaattagacttgataaattatctttttgtcaaatattttatgtcattttatttatatattaatctttttttatcaaacatgcatttcacgatgtttgtagaaacttcatacttttagtttttatgatcaattcaattgaaatatattaatttgaaaaaaatataaatcaattatttttttcataatattagttaagaacatatgtttattaattaatatatttttcaaaaaataatacatatcttaaatatttaatttaatatcatttataagtttcttatttgtctagtataaattttaaataattatttttatttttaaaatttaatataattttatgattgcaattgtgcatccaaacagaacatgtgtaattacactgtgacaTCCAAACATGatatgtgtaattacactgAGGCAAACAAATTggtcagtgtaattactaggctagTAATTATCACCCTAGTAATTATACCAATTCTAATTACCAGgtgactttccaaacagacTCTAATAACTCTCAAGGGTAAAGTAGGAAGAATAAtgtcatttatgcattgattttctGAAATAATAAGTATTAAGGAACATCCATTTTTAGTACGACATATAAATATGAACGGGCGGAGTACTTAGTTACTTACTAAATCaggataaaataaatttagttttCCCATTCTACCCTTACAAAATTTGAAGatctaagatttttttttttcaagaggctaattaatatgaacttagggcaaaataatgaaattaattaatctattactaatatttttttaatcataatagAAAGtggaaattcctaaaaaatgACCATCTAATATGGACAAAGGGAATATATTTAGGCGGattttatacttatttttacaataataataataataataataataatgtgacaagtataattttaagaatttttttaaattaaaacattaatTTAGAAGATGTACCAAATTGAAACAAGCAACTACAAAAGCTTTGACATGTCATTTTAGTACGTCACTTTTTACATCAAATACGAACAATTCATAAACAAACTCTTCAAGTCGCGAAAATCATTGTCCTTtaattttcaaccaaaatgaaaaatcaaaaagaggATTTTTAGTAAAGCCTGGTCCTAagtcaataaaattaaaacatcgatttggttttctcacataatctCATAGAACTAGAAAATTATTACATATTCTGTTTTTGACTTTTTGATTtccaatattttcttcttattttctaaAATGTCTTAAGTTCTTAGCAATGAAATAATagtgtaatattttattttttatctatcaATAAATAAAGACTATTATTCAAGATACGATAAGAGTGATCTTTGTGATGAACAATATGAGGAAAGCGACTGTGGAATCAGTTGGACATTTGAAAAGAAGAAATGCAAACATAACAGTGAAGAGGTGTAAGAGATTGACAGTGACATTATGTTTTTAGAGAGGTAAAGGCATATAGAAGAAGGATAGGGGGAGGTAATTAAACAAGATATTAACACATCTTGAGCTTATCGACTATCGAGGATACAACCTTACGCAAATTAGATTAGTAGGTTAGGTGGTAGTTGAACATTCTCTCGTTTTCTTGTAAAATAGATTTGATGGTCCcacttaaaattttcttttaccaATAGTACTTAcacaatttttgtattttttttgttcttcgaTTGTCACCTATTCGAAACTCCGTTAATTAGGACTGGtataaaataccaaaaaatgaattatcgaaccgaataaatttttttagtaatttgaTATTCTGTATAGTCTTCGAGAGTAAAACTCTAGACTTACAATATTCAAGTTTGAGTTTAAGTTTGATACAAGACATTATATTTTGTCTTTGTATCACAATATGCTACAACTTCAATATAATATTACCAAATACGGTGAATTTGAAAATCTCGAATAATACAAACACCCCCATCTACCGTTAATACTTAATACATAGGGTCTTCGCCGCcgagatgaaaataaaaaagaacatataGTAGCTCAAGGTCCATTTGACGGTAACTGAAATCCGAGGTACCTATTTTTTCGAACGGTCATTTTTTTCCGTTTCTATAGTCTCTCCCGCGATACGCGTTTCATTTTCTATTTATTGATACTTTTTCCGACTTAAGTTTGACGCCGTCTTTTTATCCGTCAAATCTCTCTCTTTCTCCCGATCTTCCATCGGAGAGAAAATCTAGGTCCTAACGATTTCCATGGAAATCTAGAAACTTCTCAAAATTCACTTACAGTTTCGACGGAGTAGATGGATCGAAGGAGGACGGGAAGTCCGGTGTACGCTCGGCAGTGGAGTGGAGGATCAAGTAGTACAGGTTCATCGTCGCCGGCGGGATCGCCGGCTCATCCCCGTGCTCGATTGCCTCCTACGGTGACAGGAATGTCTACTATAAAGAGGACTCAGAATGTCGCCGCCAAAGCTGCTGCTCAGCGTTTGGCACAAGTTATGGCTTCTTCTCATAGGcctgatgaagaagatgatgatgatgatctaGGGTTTCGGCCTCCTACAGCTGCTTTCTCCACTAACGACAATCGGAGTAATAGCAATAACAAGAACAGTGGTTTGGCGGCTATTTCACTAACCAAGcccaatagatctccttcccCCTCGGTaatttttgttatctttttaaaaaaaaaattaaattgaactGTGTTTTGTATGTTAAATTTTCTGCATAGTTATTGACTGTTGCATGATTTGATGTGAGATTATGAATGATTCTCGATTCTTAAACTGTGTTTAGTTGAATATGTTTGGATTGGAATCGGTTGGTCAATCAAATTCttgatgaaaaaagaaaaatagttcaTTAGAggaggtaaaaaaatatttgcagGTCAACTCTTTTCTTAGGCAATAATTTTCTGACTGGAAACATATGCCAACATTGCTTGACTATGAGGGAAAGTGCACTGATGTGGTTTTTCATTTGACTTTTCATCCGCTGGTTCAAGATTCAATGAAATAATTTTGCTTTTGATATATCTCGTTCtaaaatctaaaagccaaaggCTATTATTTCACCTCTCATCTTGCCAGCCAGACTGTACAGAAGTCGCGGGGTGTGTGTGGGAAtgtgtgggggtgggggtggagaAAAATCCATGAAGACACATGCTATGGGGTGTGGCGATAATGAAAAATTGGCTTCTCTTATCCAACAAATGaaaatgaattgaaaatttGGCTTCTATCTGAAGAGATTTCTGTGTTGCAGAAGAATCAAGTCTGGGGACTTTTGGGATCCACTTTCTAGAAGACATTTCTATTAGTAACTTCTTTTTATAAACTACTAATGCTTTATAACTTGTCATACAAATACTTTGCTTAAGGTTTCTTTTCTGATGGTAATTAGATGCTATCATGTTTAGTTAGGTCGGAACTTTATGGATCACACTCCTTCTGTTCGTTCATCGTCTACTGGAAGACCCTCCTCGATGTCTGTTCGTACAtcagcagcagcaacaacaactGGAGCAATACTGCAACCAAGTAGGTCATCAGTGAGAACTCCAGTTACCATACCACCAATAGAACCTCCTAGTAATCGCTTGAGAGAGAAAAGGTAACCATTGCTATTTTCTTTATCTTCCACTGATAGCATCTATTAATATTTGACTGAACtatatcaatttatttatttttgacaaaacTAGTATACTGTGTAACTTCAACTTTCCAGTGCTTATTTAATACTTGCATTGAACAGATGGATTGCTACTTCTGCCTTGTTTATTTTGAAACTCGAACTAGAAACAGATTACAGTTGGACTGAAACTGAAATAGTGAATTTGTGACCTGACGTTGAGTTTTCACCTAGTTCTCATCTGTTCTAACTTTTGcaattttattcatctttttCTCGCTTGTCATTGCttatgatacttaatttgtaAGAGATTGGAAGTAAGCATAGTTTATTTGTTGAAGACCTGACAAACTACATAGGATTTAGGACTACTCTTGTGATTTTCAGGAGCAATCAATCAACTATCAGTCAACTGCCTCTCAATCCCATATGTTAGACTCCATAAGAAAGCCTTCTTCCTGTGACATACAGGAGGATAGTGGCAAATAACCATAtgacttatttttaattgtacGATAATTGATGTCCCTTTAATCTGTATAATATCTTGatgtgatgttttttttttttttaatcatggcAAGATGATGATCTTTAACTGtattagaaattaattttagGTTCACACCAGAATTAGGACGAATGGATTTGAAGGATTCTGGAAATGATCATGAGACTTCTGCGCTTCGTGATGAGGTATGTCATCTACATGAAGATGGTATCTGGATGGCTACTAAAATAGGCTAGACTTGTCCATTCTGGTGCATGTGTTCATTATCTCTCGAGGCTCACGTAATTTGGACAATTGGATATATAACAATTCTGTTAACATTCAAATGAGAGTTTTGTAATTCTTTGCAGCTTGATATGCTTCAAGAAGAAAATGACATTATTTTAGATAAGGTTAGTTGATTTACCTTTctaaatgaaaagaataaatgaaaaaaaaaaaagaagttttgcGACTTTGTAACTCTGTGGATCACAATTGCTGATGTAATTTACAGCTACGTCGTACAGAAGAACAACGTGAAGAATCTGAAGCTAGGGTTCGTTTGTTGGAGAAACAGGTAAGTCACCACTAGTAATTGTCTACACTGAGGATAGTAGTTTCTTGAGGGTGATCCCAATTTTACATACTATAACTTAATCTGTTCCCAGGACATTTGTAAAATGTTAAAGTTAATAATAAGCACCAAGAAATGGGGTGCAGCTGATTATTGTGCAAAAGAGGTTTCAGTCAACTAATCATCTTAACTGGTTTTCATTGAATGAGACATATATTACTTATGGCTTTATGGAATGGGATTATAGTGGAGGTCATGGTTGGTCTTCACttagttttttagatttaaCAGTTGTATGAAGCTATTTCTCTTCCTTATTTACAGGTTGCTTCTCTTGGAGAAGGACTATCACTTGAAGCTAAATTATTAACCAGGTACAATCTGTAATATTTTCTCCCCTTCCATATTTCTGCTTAACAAACATTGTCTGATGGTATGCAATGACTACAGGAAGCAAGAAGCACTTCGCCAGAGAGAGGTAGGTTGAAGAACTGTGAATACAAGTAGTAAAGACAGACATTGTTACTTAACTGTGTCACGATGCATCAAATACTGTTGCTCGTCAaacttttttaatgttttaactTTAATGTGTCTAGACAAGTCTATTGGGAATTATGATAATACTCCTCCTTGCTTGCTTAATGTTTATGCTTGTGTTGCTTTTGGTTTGATGATACTGTTCTTCTCCTGCATTGTTATTGCAGGCTGCTCTTAAAGCTGCACAGCAAACTAAGGATGGAAGAGAAGACGAAATTACGATACTTCGTACTGAGATTGAAGTTAGTTCATGCTACTCTCTGGGTGCTGTGTGCTTTTTATTGTCACTGATCTttccttttaacttttttttttttgcaaatttttcTTTGTTCAGAACTTGAAGGATGACACTGCAAATGCAATGGAACAGCTTCAGGAAGCTGAAGCTGAAGCCAAAGCTCTTCGAACAATGACACAGAGAATGATTTTGACCCATGAAGAGATGGTTGTTGTTTGAATTCTGATGAGATAAACTCTTTGCCTTTAGCTTCAGATTATGCTACTCACTACCCAGTCTCTCTCACTTTGATATCTGTTGTCCTTTTGACATTCTAGGAGGAAGTGGTTCTAAAGAGATGTTGGCTTTCTCGATACTGGGGCCTAGCTGTACAATATGGTAATTTGCTCAATCAGCATCTTTCTTTTGGATTTGTTTAGTGGGTGTAATATGTATAGTACTATAGTTACTGTTCTGAAGTTACAATCTTTAGCATCTTTCAATTGCTTATACAGGATAAAACGTGTTTCTTGGCTTAACAAGTAGAGAAATACCATGATCACTGAAAGTGTCCAAAATGTAGCAATTATGTAGTTGAGGAAGCCCCTCCTAGTCAGATGACCAAAGAAATGGATGAGGTTTTAGTTTGAGAAGGTTCAAGGAGCATCCAATTTGTCCTACATTGGCCTCCAGATGTACTGGTCCCTAGGTATGACACCATTGTGATTGAATGTGTTAAAAGGGGGGCCGATAATACGTAAATCACATGAAAGAAAGTGGCCCTGAATGACTTGTATGTCTTGAAATTCAGGTAGACCTAGCGAATAAAAGGGCATAATagaattaaaagatatatatataggcaACACCAATCAGTTGGGATTAAGTTTAGTTATATTAGCACATTACTGTTGGTCCAGTGTGCGCTGGAGAAGTCTTTTAGTCTCGCCAGAGATTTTAGAGCCtttaaaaaatgtagaaatttctaatttatataatattggaCCAATTTGAACTTAAATGGAGCGAGATGGACGCTGAGGACTGAAGTTGTAATCCAAAATGAAGCAAATCCAAAGAAGGATCTCAAACTGTATTCACtttattccttctttttcatTACCAGGAATATGCAGGTGCATTCTCCTGTTTTGCTCGGTGAGGTAGGAATCTTTCTCAACATATCTCGAAAACATGCAATATGCGGCTTACCATGTCGTGAACAAAGTCTGGTACTTAAGTTAAGAGGAATGTAGAGGAGCTAGCTGGTGCTCCTTTTATTTTGAAcctgggggggaggggggggggttAATTTAGCTTTTGACTAtctaaattctaattttatttataatgttGGTATTCCGGCCAACTAGTCCCCACATCGATTAATCTACTGGTTACTTGAAGCTTCCACCAAGGTGTAAATAGCTGAGCTCAAATCAACTAGTGGTTTGTTCTTTGGCCTCTGCTTGGATTTGAACCCATTGACCACTTACCTGGATGCTTAACTATCTTATTCTTTCATGATCCACAAGTCTTAGTTTGCCTTACGAATGCTTTGACTCACTCAATTGCTATTATCACAAAGATAAGCCACCTGACTCTTTTAACATTTTTCACAAAAGAAACGAAGCCGCCTCTAGTTGAAATAGTTCGGCTGACTATCCTAGGAAccattttcaattattagttttatgttTTGAATGAAATTAATATGCAAGATAAGCTAGGG
Protein-coding regions in this window:
- the LOC125859416 gene encoding coiled-coil domain-containing protein SCD2-like isoform X1, yielding MDRRRTGSPVYARQWSGGSSSTGSSSPAGSPAHPRARLPPTVTGMSTIKRTQNVAAKAAAQRLAQVMASSHRPDEEDDDDDLGFRPPTAAFSTNDNRSNSNNKNSGLAAISLTKPNRSPSPSLGRNFMDHTPSVRSSSTGRPSSMSVRTSAAATTTGAILQPSRSSVRTPVTIPPIEPPSNRLREKRFTPELGRMDLKDSGNDHETSALRDELDMLQEENDIILDKLRRTEEQREESEARVRLLEKQVASLGEGLSLEAKLLTRKQEALRQREAALKAAQQTKDGREDEITILRTEIENLKDDTANAMEQLQEAEAEAKALRTMTQRMILTHEEMEEVVLKRCWLSRYWGLAVQYGICADIAGTKHEHWSSFAPLPFEVVISAGQKAREESWNGGDDSDRSKRARDISDLSGEGNIESMLSVEMALRELASLKVEDAVILALAQHRRSNVVRQSSDPKSSVDPKLMDAYELGQEESEDVLFKEAWLTYFWRRAKVHCVEEDIAEERLQVWIGRSGQSPTTHDAVDVERGLIELRKLGIEQQLWEASRKEIDQPNNGKMSTDSEASP
- the LOC125859416 gene encoding coiled-coil domain-containing protein SCD2-like isoform X2, giving the protein MDHTPSVRSSSTGRPSSMSVRTSAAATTTGAILQPSRSSVRTPVTIPPIEPPSNRLREKRFTPELGRMDLKDSGNDHETSALRDELDMLQEENDIILDKLRRTEEQREESEARVRLLEKQVASLGEGLSLEAKLLTRKQEALRQREAALKAAQQTKDGREDEITILRTEIENLKDDTANAMEQLQEAEAEAKALRTMTQRMILTHEEMEEVVLKRCWLSRYWGLAVQYGICADIAGTKHEHWSSFAPLPFEVVISAGQKAREESWNGGDDSDRSKRARDISDLSGEGNIESMLSVEMALRELASLKVEDAVILALAQHRRSNVVRQSSDPKSSVDPKLMDAYELGQEESEDVLFKEAWLTYFWRRAKVHCVEEDIAEERLQVWIGRSGQSPTTHDAVDVERGLIELRKLGIEQQLWEASRKEIDQPNNGKMSTDSEASP